The DNA region GCTGCGCCGCGACCACATCCTCGGGCGTGGCAGGGCAGTCCTTCTCGGCGGAATTGTTTGTGGACGACGCACAGTCGCCTCGTCCCGTGACGCTCCCGGGAGTTGCGTCCTGTGCAACTGAGGGGGCGGCGACGAGGATCGCCATCAGCGCCGATGACGCCAGCAAAGCCTGTTTCATCATTCTCTCCATCTGGTGTTGAGGGACGCCCGTGGCGGGCGCGGCGATCATGAAAGGTGACGCTGCGCCGTCTCGAGATCGGCCCGGATCGAGCGTCGCGCGGACCAGAAGAGGGCGAACGGGACGAAGCCGATGAAGCTCGACATGATCAGCGCCATCTGCACCCCGCGGCCCGACCCCAGGCCTGCGGAGGTCGAAAACCAGTCGCTCATCAGCCCGACCGTGAGCGGCCCCAGTCCCAGGCCGATCAGGTTGAGCACGAGGAGGAGGAAGGCCGTCGCAGTCGCCCGCATGTGCGGCGGCGCGACCCCCTGCTGCGTCGTATGCACGGAGCCGAACCAGAGCGAGTTGAAGAGGCTGGGGATGGTCATCAGAGCAAGGGCAAGCCACGCCTGAGGAACCAGCACCGCTGCAATGTATGTGGGGATCGTCACCAAGGCGGCGATCGCCGGAATCGTTGCATAGGCCCGAACGTCGCGCCGGCTTGCACGATCGGCCATCTGCCCGCCGAGCCAGACACCGAGCGCACCGGTGATGCCGGTGGCGAGCCCAAGCGCGACGCCGAGGAAGCCGGCGCGCTCGAGCCCAAAGGTCGCTGCCAGCCGCGCCAGTTCCCCGTCGTGCATGCGGAAGAAGAACGACGCGGTGAAGGGCGCGTGGCCGTAGGTGACGAATGCCTGGAACGCGGTGGCGAGCACGAAGAGGCGGTAGGTCCGGATGCGGGCGAGAGTGGCGACCGTTTCGCCGAAGGTCGACCTGCCGCGTGCGGCGATGGTCCGCGCGGATAGGCCGCGGCGGGGCTCCCGCAGCGTCAATCCCGCCAATAGGGCGAGCAGCACGCCCGGAAGTCCCACCACGAGGAACGCCGAGCGCCAGCCCACGGCATCGAGCAGCAGCCCGCCCAGCGCCAGTCCCATTAGCGAGCCGAGCGGCACACCGATGTGGTAATGGGCAAGCGTGGACGCGCGCTTCTCAGCCGGTGTGTAGTCCATGATCAGCGACATGGCCGGCGGCGTCAGCCCCGCCTCACCGACGCCGACACCCACTCGTCCGGCAAGCAGCTGGACGAAACTGCCCGCATAGCCACACACGGCGGTGAACAGGCTCCAAACAGCCACAGCTATACCGATGATGACAGGTCGATTGCCGTGCTCGGCCACGCGCGCGATGGGAATGCCAGCGATCGTATAGAGCAGCGCAAACGCCAAGCCCGACATGATTCCGATCTGCCAGTCGGCGAGCTGCAGCTCGTGCTTGATGGGCTCGGCCAAGATGTTGATGATCTGGCGGTCGAGAAAGCTCAGCATGAACAGCGCAAGCATCAGCGTGACGGCGTACCGCCGATACCCGATGGGCTGAGGTGCGATCGCGCCTGTCGAGCTATCGACCAGCGCTACTCCGCTCCTGTCCAACGCATCCCTCCAATATTTTTGTTTATGAGCCCATATTCCATCTCATGGAACGACTTGTCTACCCCAAATAATTCTGCGTGCAAAAGAGCCTTGACGTGAAAACGCCATTCTATCACACAGAACAACTGAGAGGTGGATCATGGAAGATAATCCAGCACGCGCTTCGGAGTCGCTGATGCGGTTCTTCGAGAATATGCGGTCGCGCATTGGCGAACGTCGCCGTCGTCACATCGGGATCGTCAGCGAGATACTGATCCGCCGCTATGCGCTCGCCATCGGTGAGCTTGACCCAATCCACCACGACGAAGCCGCCGCCAAGGCTGCGGGTTTCGCCGGCCTCGTTGCGCCGCCAAACCTGCTTGCGGGCGTCGCCGAATGGGGAGCCGGCTTGCCCGAGGACGAGCTAACCCCGGACGGCACTGTGCGGCTGGAAGGTACGGGCGACCTGCGCGTCATGGGTGCGGGTGAGGAGATGGAGCTGCTGCAGCCCGTTATCGCGGGCGCGGACGTGTACGATGAAGAGATCATCGAAAGCGTCGATCTCAAGCAAGGCCGCAGTGGCCGTATTGTCTTCGTGACTACGCTCCACGAATTCGTCGAGGCCGACGGCACCGTCCTGAACCGCAATCGCCGCACCATCCTCGCGCGTGCCTGATCCGGAGTGCAATCCACGATGACCGGCCCCCTGCTCCCTGGCGAAAGCCTGCCCGAAATAGTGATGGTTCCAGCCGCTCTACAGCTGTTCCGATACAGCGCCGTGACCTGGAACGCCCACCGCATCCACTACGATCACGAATGGGCCGCGCACGAAGGTCACGGCGGCCTGGTCGTGCATTCGCATCTGCACGCCGCTAACGTGCTTCGCGCGCTGACCCAGGGACTTGGCAGCGAGTGGCACGTCCGCAAGGTCGCCTATCGCATCGTTCGTTCCGCCGTCGCCGGCGACACGCTGACGGCACGAGCGGAGCTGACAGAACGCTCGGCGGACGGCCGGACGCTGATTTTCGCTCTCCGCGAGTATAATCAGAACGGCGACAGCTGCCTCGAAGGCAGCGCCACCGCGGAGACACGACGGTGAACGCCGCTCACGGTTTGGCGATCCGCGGTGCCTGGCGGCCGGCAACAGAGGCTGCCGTGGCGGCGTTGCCGGCAACGTTGGGCGTCTTTGAAGTCGCGAGCGACGACGGGGAGATTCAGCTGATCGGTTATGCCGGCGGGCGTTCACTCTTCGGTCTGCGATCGAGCGTCACAGCCGCTCTGGCGCGCGATTCGCGCACCAGCCTGAAGGTTCGAGTCGAGCAGAACATGCAGTATATATCGCGGTGGAAAGAACTGCTGATGCTCCACATCGGCCGACACGG from Sphingomonas sp. OV641 includes:
- a CDS encoding MFS transporter, producing the protein MDRSGVALVDSSTGAIAPQPIGYRRYAVTLMLALFMLSFLDRQIINILAEPIKHELQLADWQIGIMSGLAFALLYTIAGIPIARVAEHGNRPVIIGIAVAVWSLFTAVCGYAGSFVQLLAGRVGVGVGEAGLTPPAMSLIMDYTPAEKRASTLAHYHIGVPLGSLMGLALGGLLLDAVGWRSAFLVVGLPGVLLALLAGLTLREPRRGLSARTIAARGRSTFGETVATLARIRTYRLFVLATAFQAFVTYGHAPFTASFFFRMHDGELARLAATFGLERAGFLGVALGLATGITGALGVWLGGQMADRASRRDVRAYATIPAIAALVTIPTYIAAVLVPQAWLALALMTIPSLFNSLWFGSVHTTQQGVAPPHMRATATAFLLLVLNLIGLGLGPLTVGLMSDWFSTSAGLGSGRGVQMALIMSSFIGFVPFALFWSARRSIRADLETAQRHLS
- a CDS encoding MaoC family dehydratase N-terminal domain-containing protein is translated as MEDNPARASESLMRFFENMRSRIGERRRRHIGIVSEILIRRYALAIGELDPIHHDEAAAKAAGFAGLVAPPNLLAGVAEWGAGLPEDELTPDGTVRLEGTGDLRVMGAGEEMELLQPVIAGADVYDEEIIESVDLKQGRSGRIVFVTTLHEFVEADGTVLNRNRRTILARA
- a CDS encoding MaoC/PaaZ C-terminal domain-containing protein, translated to MTGPLLPGESLPEIVMVPAALQLFRYSAVTWNAHRIHYDHEWAAHEGHGGLVVHSHLHAANVLRALTQGLGSEWHVRKVAYRIVRSAVAGDTLTARAELTERSADGRTLIFALREYNQNGDSCLEGSATAETRR